One segment of Triticum aestivum cultivar Chinese Spring chromosome 2A, IWGSC CS RefSeq v2.1, whole genome shotgun sequence DNA contains the following:
- the LOC123186633 gene encoding uncharacterized protein, with protein MATKCIIGALVGSLGVAYVCDTIVSDKKIFGGTVCKTATDREWFQATDAKFQAWPRTAGPPVIMNPISRQNFIVKNP; from the exons ATGGCGACAAAGTGCATCATCGGCGCGTTGGTTGGATCCCTTGGCGTTGCATACGTCTGCGACACGATCGTTTCTGACAAGAAGATCTTTGGAG GCACTGTTTGCAAGACCGCGACCGACAGGGAGTGGTTTCAGGCCACAGACGCCAAGTTCCAGGCCTGGCCTCGCACCGCTGGGCCGCCGGTCATCATGAACCCCATCAGCCGCCAGAACTTCATCGTCAAGAACCCTTGA